The window TCGAACCGAGATGAGAACCGCCTCCAGGCATCAGTACATAGCCATTACCATTTGAAGGGTGTGCATATGCAGCTGGGTTACCTGAGTAGCCTGGCATGGGCATCTGGTGGGGAACATAGACTGGGGAGAGGAACTGACGATAAGGCATGAGATTGGGATAATGTGAAACATGAACCTGTGGATACATCTGTTGCATTgatgcttgttgttgttgttgctgcaacATGGGAATAGTAGATGGAGGGGCATTATTTACCATGTGAGAACCTAATGCCTGCTGCATTATTAAAAGAACACCTGATTAGTTTTTCCTGGTTTATGAAATGAAAAGATAACTAGGACACATGCACAAACCAGCTGCTCAAAGAGGAACTAACTAGACTCTTACGCATCAACTCATGCAGCCAAACcagtaaaaactaaaagaaacataaattaCCTCCTGTGGAGATGGTAATCCTTGACCTCGTATGGTTTCATCCATTGCAGGACTAAAATAAGGAAATTCATAGCTACCATGATTATCATATGCCTGCTGGAAAGGACAAGCATGTCattctttattaaaattaatctttcgatgaatttttaaaagttaaaattgtaAGAATCCTTACTGAGAATTTTTGCAAGTCGGGAGGATCTTGCTGCTGTTCAAACTCTAAAGGAGTGTAAGGTGGACCATTCCTATTGAGTGATTGGACTCCCGCGTACTCATCCAAATTGTCAGATCTATTAGTTTCTTTCTGGTCGGGTAACTGTGGCTCAGATACAGCCGAGACGGGTGACTCAGATGCAGAAATTCTGACATGATCATCAAGAATACTAATAGGCTGAACGCCCAGACCATCTGTTGAAGCCTCAGGACAAGTAGCTGGCAAACTGTCAACAATATCACCAATTAATTGAAAGAACGATGCAAATAATCTCAAACTAGAACCAATAtgtacaaaaacaaacaataccACCAAATGTCAGAACTTACCTCTGATCAGATTCTCTAAGTTCTTCTGAAGAGCATGATTCTTTAAAAGCAGATGCTGAATTTCTTGACGAATTGAACTCTTGAACAAAGCTACCAAAAGTCAGGTGACAGCGGTCAGTCTCCGGGACGCGAATATGATCTGCGATGATGACATTCTGACTTTCACTGATATGAACATGCGAAAGCGTATCTTGCAACTTAACGGCTTCTGATTCCACGTTTATGGAATTATCAGCAGGACGGCGAGCTTGAGACTTTGTAGGTGTTCCAATTACTCCAGGGTTGTGTCCAACAGGTTTCTGATTTGATTTAGGTTTCCACTCCTTGTTCTGTGAGACTCCTGCATTACGTACAGGTTGATCAAGAGTATCAGAAGTCATGAAAAGAAATGGCTACCACCAGGACTTCCCAATAGATTGAAAGAAAGGATTATATTAACAAAGACAGAAGCTATATACAGAGAAAAGAGCCGCCTAGCAGAAATCAAATAAAGCACAACATCCAttagattaataaataattgGCGTATAAGTGTTACCCTTTGTATGGCCACCAACTTGTTGTGTTCTAGCATATTGACTTCCTCTATTCCCACGCTGTCTGTTCAAAAATGACCTATTCTTTTCAACACCGCTGGGCTCTCGTGCAGTAGTTTGATTGTGATCAATCTTTGAAGTTGGGGAAGATGGTCGATATGCATTTGGAGGCCCATTCTTCCTAATAGAGGACCCTGGAAAAGATCGGACAGATGGATCTTTACCAACATTTTCAGAAGGTTTTCCACCTAAACCTACACCCCTTACTTCGCGTTTAATAGCTCCCACGGGTGATGATCTAGAAACAGGGGATGGTACGTGAACTGGATCTGTGGAAGACGCATATACACCAAGAACTGAATTGGTTGATGGCAAAGTAACTCCACGGACTGTCTGCTTTCCATCAGAGAGCTCTTTATTGGTAGAACGGTGCGAAGGAGCAATTTCACCCTGCCTGAGCCTGACATCACCAGTAAAATCTTGAACCCCAGAAGAGTCACGATCTCCCAAACCACCTGTTGAGCTGGCAAACAATGAAAATAAAGcg is drawn from Camelina sativa cultivar DH55 chromosome 1, Cs, whole genome shotgun sequence and contains these coding sequences:
- the LOC104778757 gene encoding uncharacterized protein LOC104778757 isoform X4; amino-acid sequence: MVTGSRTSGNRGVGLDDGAKKMIQSIKEIVGNHSDADIYTALKEANMDADEAVQKLIYQDPFHEVKRKRDRKKEDTVLVEPADRKKPLENVTSEVKVHTQPEYNVRRGGYNRNFVPRNAGQRNAFPRNPATGSNREFRVVRDNRSNPNVEEELKHSSALSSESNINKVVATVNKKGSTGGLGDRDSSGVQDFTGDVRLRQGEIAPSHRSTNKELSDGKQTVRGVTLPSTNSVLGVYASSTDPVHVPSPVSRSSPVGAIKREVRGVGLGGKPSENVGKDPSVRSFPGSSIRKNGPPNAYRPSSPTSKIDHNQTTAREPSGVEKNRSFLNRQRGNRGSQYARTQQVGGHTKGVSQNKEWKPKSNQKPVGHNPGVIGTPTKSQARRPADNSINVESEAVKLQDTLSHVHISESQNVIIADHIRVPETDRCHLTFGSFVQEFNSSRNSASAFKESCSSEELRESDQSLPATCPEASTDGLGVQPISILDDHVRISASESPVSAVSEPQLPDQKETNRSDNLDEYAGVQSLNRNGPPYTPLEFEQQQDPPDLQKFSQAYDNHGSYEFPYFSPAMDETIRGQGLPSPQEQALGSHMVNNAPPSTIPMLQQQQQQASMQQMYPQVHVSHYPNLMPYRQFLSPVYVPHQMPMPGYSGNPAAYAHPSNGNGYVLMPGGGSHLGSNGVKYGINQQFKPVPTGGHTGFGTYNNPNGYPINPPNVVGNATGLEDSSRMKYKDGNIYNPNPQAETSEIWMPNPRDLSSLQSPQYYNVAGQTPHGAYLSSHTAHPSYNAAAAAAQSPHMQFQGLFHPPQPGTMANPHHMGPGLGGNVGAGVVPSPPSQVGTYQQSQIGHPNWPASF
- the LOC104778757 gene encoding uncharacterized protein LOC104778757 isoform X5; translated protein: MVTGSRTSGNRGVGLDDGAKKMIQSIKEIVGNHSDADIYTALKEANMDADEAVQKLIYQDPFHEVKRKRDRKKEDTVLVEPADRKKPLENVTSEVKVHTQPEYNVRRGGYNRNFVPRNAGQRNAFPRNPATGSNREFRVVRDNRSNPNVEEELKHSSALSSESNINKVVATVNKKGSTGGLGDRDSSGVQDFTGDVRLRQGEIAPSHRSTNKELSDGKQTVRGVTLPSTNSVLGVYASSTDPVHVPSPVSRSSPVGAIKREVRGVGLGGKPSENVGKDPSVRSFPGSSIRKNGPPNAYRPSSPTSKIDHNQTTAREPSGVEKNRSFLNRQRGNRGSQYARTQQVGGHTKGVSQNKEWKPKSNQKPVGHNPGVIGTPTKSQARRPADNSINVESEAVKLQDTLSHVHISESQNVIIADHIRVPETDRCHLTFGSFVQEFNSSRNSASAFKESCSSEELRESDQSLPATCPEASTDGLGVQPISILDDHVRISASESPVSAVSEPQLPDQKETNRSDNLDEYAGVQSLNRNGPPYTPLEFEQQQDPPDLQKFSAYDNHGSYEFPYFSPAMDETIRGQGLPSPQEQALGSHMVNNAPPSTIPMLQQQQQQASMQQMYPQVHVSHYPNLMPYRQFLSPVYVPHQMPMPGYSGNPAAYAHPSNGNGYVLMPGGGSHLGSNGVKYGINQQFKPVPTGGHTGFGTYNNPNGYPINPPNVVGNATGLEDSSRMKYKDGNIYNPNPQAETSEIWMPNPRDLSSLQSPQYYNVAGQTPHGAYLSSHTAHPSYNAAAAAAQSPHMQFQGLFHPPQPGTMANPHHMGPGLGGNVGAGVVPSPPSQVGTYQQSQIGHPNWPASF